A region of uncultured Draconibacterium sp. DNA encodes the following proteins:
- a CDS encoding sulfatase has protein sequence MKGVKSVLFILLLLFSFVALANQKNNRPNILFAISDDQSFAHTSFAGCSFVQTPAFDRVAREGIYFSNCIAGSPGCAPSRSTIVTGRYHWQNEQSGQHASSWMKTYIPFVDVLEANGYATGRTGKGVDPFQYARSSNDSLWRSINAAGVEHSHIVYKKGTPEDERTANGISDINYFANFKYFIENVRKDQPFFFWYGAKEPHRGYEQDSWKRNNKKPDAIKKVPEFFPDNGIIRGDMLDYAIEIEWFDLHLQRMLEYLDDIGELENTIVIVTADNGMPFPRAKANGYDYGIHVPMAIRYPKNFPGKRIVDDPVSFADLAPTILDITKTSSKGMLPMAGKSMLNILESKKQGIVDPSKKYVFSGRERHSSSRYKNWGYPQRMIRSKDFLYIWNMKPERWPAGAPQRIKPGTEDKLLPMYGIDENGKHHSDWAFTDIDASPSKSYIVEHHNEPEIQPYFNLSVAKRPEVELFDMKNDPYCMNNLAGNPRYSAIESEMKDVLMSELKKSGEPRVVGPDKEIFDSYLRYSPMREFPTPENSN, from the coding sequence ATGAAGGGAGTAAAGTCTGTTTTATTCATATTACTTCTGTTATTTTCGTTTGTAGCGTTGGCAAACCAAAAAAATAATAGGCCAAATATCCTTTTTGCCATAAGCGACGATCAATCATTTGCACACACAAGCTTTGCCGGTTGTTCGTTTGTACAAACTCCTGCTTTCGACCGTGTTGCACGCGAAGGCATTTATTTTAGCAATTGTATTGCAGGCTCGCCGGGTTGTGCGCCAAGTCGTAGCACCATTGTAACCGGACGTTATCACTGGCAGAATGAACAGTCGGGGCAACACGCTTCTTCATGGATGAAAACATACATTCCATTTGTTGATGTTCTTGAAGCTAACGGTTATGCTACCGGAAGAACCGGAAAGGGCGTCGATCCGTTTCAATATGCCCGTTCATCGAATGATTCGCTTTGGCGATCGATCAACGCTGCTGGTGTTGAGCACAGCCACATTGTTTACAAAAAAGGAACGCCAGAAGATGAACGAACAGCCAATGGAATAAGTGACATTAATTATTTCGCGAACTTTAAGTATTTCATTGAAAACGTTCGGAAAGATCAACCATTCTTTTTTTGGTATGGGGCAAAAGAACCTCACCGGGGCTACGAACAGGATTCGTGGAAAAGAAACAACAAAAAACCAGATGCCATAAAAAAAGTACCTGAGTTTTTCCCTGATAATGGGATCATTCGGGGCGATATGCTGGATTATGCGATTGAAATAGAGTGGTTCGATTTACACTTGCAACGCATGCTGGAATATCTTGATGATATTGGCGAACTGGAAAATACCATTGTAATTGTAACTGCTGATAATGGGATGCCATTTCCGCGGGCAAAAGCCAATGGGTATGATTACGGTATCCATGTGCCAATGGCCATTCGGTATCCAAAAAACTTTCCGGGCAAACGAATTGTCGACGATCCGGTAAGTTTTGCCGACCTTGCTCCAACTATTCTTGACATAACAAAAACCAGTTCTAAAGGAATGCTTCCAATGGCGGGAAAAAGTATGCTGAATATTCTTGAATCGAAGAAACAGGGAATTGTCGATCCTTCAAAAAAGTATGTGTTCTCGGGGCGTGAAAGGCATTCGTCGTCGCGTTATAAAAATTGGGGCTATCCGCAGCGAATGATTCGCAGTAAGGATTTCCTTTACATCTGGAACATGAAGCCGGAACGCTGGCCCGCTGGTGCTCCTCAGCGCATAAAACCCGGAACAGAGGATAAATTATTGCCAATGTACGGGATTGATGAAAACGGGAAACATCATTCCGATTGGGCATTTACCGACATAGATGCGTCTCCTTCCAAATCGTATATTGTGGAACATCACAATGAGCCGGAAATTCAACCCTACTTTAACTTGTCAGTAGCCAAAAGACCGGAGGTTGAACTTTTCGATATGAAAAACGATCCGTATTGCATGAATAACCTGGCCGGAAACCCGCGTTATTCAGCAATTGAAAGTGAGATGAAAGATGTGCTGATGAGCGAATTGAAGAAATCAGGCGAACCGCGTGTTGTAGGGCCGGATAAAGAGATCTTTGATTCTTATCTTCGTTACAGTCCAATGCGCGAATTCCCTACACCTGAAAATTCTAATTAA
- a CDS encoding alpha-glucuronidase family glycosyl hydrolase: protein MHIYLYLYRIVFLTGMLLGCSQAKSQNSYTGEDGYRTWLRYELVDNQQLLQAYKNQIQQVHLNTNSPTMQAVEEELLRGLTGLLGTKVESSLKLNPNGTLVLGTPENSPLIASLNFNEKLEQLGTEGFLIEEKNVEGHQCIVIAANTDLGVLYGTFHFLRMLQTQQNISDLELISVPQCKLRLANHWDNLDRSVERGYAGRSLWEWGTLPEYAHPRYTDYARISASVGINGVAINNVNADARFITTQFLKKIAMLADIFRPYGVKVYLAINYSSPVTLGGLKTADPLAPEVIAWWEKKTDEIYSQIPDFGGFLVKADSEGQPGPKTYGRNHAEGANMLADVIKPFGGIVIWRAFVYGERQADRVREAYDEFVPLDGKFADNVVLQIKNGPLDFMPREPFSPLFGALPHTNTMIEFQVTQEYLGNANHLLYKGRMFKESLDADTYAKGKGTTVGKVLSGEAYDYPISGMTAVVNPGTDRNWTRHPFVQSSWFAFGRLAWDYNLDAEQLAEQWIRQTFSNNETVVETIKKIMFLSDEAGVNYREPLGLTHIGTGIHYGPAPWSNRSKRFHQADDYGIGFDRSENGSNAVEQYFPPLNEIYNDIDRVPEKYLLWFHHVSWNHQMKSGRTLWEELVHKYYDGVKAVRQMQQEWNTLEGRIDEQRFSHVKALLEIQEKDAVIWRNSCVLYFQTFSQKPIPPGLEKPEFDLEYYKQLEHRIYISE, encoded by the coding sequence ATGCATATTTATTTGTATTTATATCGTATTGTGTTTCTGACTGGCATGTTGCTGGGCTGCTCGCAAGCAAAATCACAGAATTCGTACACCGGAGAAGATGGTTATAGAACCTGGTTGCGTTACGAATTGGTTGACAATCAGCAATTGTTACAAGCCTATAAAAATCAAATTCAGCAAGTACATTTAAATACCAACTCGCCAACAATGCAAGCTGTTGAAGAGGAACTTTTGCGTGGATTAACGGGCTTGTTGGGAACAAAAGTTGAAAGTAGCCTGAAACTAAATCCGAATGGAACTTTGGTTTTGGGAACTCCGGAAAATTCTCCGCTTATCGCGTCATTAAATTTTAATGAAAAACTGGAGCAACTCGGTACTGAAGGTTTCTTAATTGAAGAAAAGAATGTTGAAGGGCACCAATGTATTGTTATAGCGGCAAATACCGATTTGGGAGTTTTATACGGTACTTTTCATTTTCTTCGAATGCTTCAAACACAACAAAATATTAGTGATTTAGAACTAATTAGTGTGCCTCAATGTAAACTTCGTCTGGCAAATCACTGGGATAATCTGGATCGCTCGGTGGAACGAGGTTATGCAGGCCGTTCTTTATGGGAGTGGGGCACACTGCCCGAATATGCACATCCGCGATATACGGATTATGCCCGGATTAGTGCATCGGTTGGAATTAATGGTGTTGCTATAAACAACGTGAATGCAGATGCCCGTTTTATCACCACTCAGTTTTTGAAGAAAATTGCAATGCTGGCCGACATTTTTCGGCCTTATGGTGTAAAAGTTTATCTGGCCATAAATTATAGTTCGCCGGTGACATTGGGCGGGCTAAAAACGGCAGATCCCTTAGCTCCTGAAGTAATTGCCTGGTGGGAAAAAAAGACAGATGAAATTTATTCGCAAATTCCTGATTTTGGTGGATTTTTGGTGAAAGCCGATTCTGAAGGGCAACCCGGCCCCAAAACGTACGGTCGAAACCATGCAGAGGGTGCCAATATGCTAGCCGATGTAATTAAACCATTCGGCGGGATTGTTATTTGGCGAGCTTTTGTATACGGCGAACGACAAGCAGACCGGGTGCGTGAAGCTTACGATGAATTTGTACCCCTTGATGGTAAGTTTGCGGATAATGTAGTGCTGCAAATAAAAAATGGCCCGCTTGATTTTATGCCACGCGAACCATTTTCGCCCCTCTTCGGAGCATTGCCACATACCAATACCATGATTGAATTCCAGGTAACTCAGGAATACCTGGGAAATGCGAATCACCTGCTTTATAAAGGCCGCATGTTTAAAGAATCGTTAGATGCCGATACCTATGCAAAAGGAAAAGGAACTACGGTGGGCAAAGTACTCTCCGGCGAAGCTTATGATTATCCAATAAGCGGGATGACAGCAGTGGTTAATCCGGGTACCGACCGAAACTGGACCCGCCATCCCTTTGTTCAATCCTCCTGGTTTGCTTTCGGACGTTTGGCGTGGGATTACAATTTAGATGCGGAACAACTGGCTGAACAGTGGATTCGTCAAACTTTCTCAAATAACGAGACGGTCGTTGAAACCATAAAAAAGATCATGTTTTTATCGGATGAGGCAGGTGTTAATTATCGTGAGCCTTTGGGATTAACGCACATCGGCACCGGTATTCATTACGGGCCGGCGCCCTGGTCGAACCGTTCAAAACGTTTTCATCAGGCCGACGATTATGGAATTGGTTTCGATCGCTCAGAAAATGGATCAAATGCCGTAGAACAATATTTCCCACCTTTAAATGAAATTTATAATGATATTGATCGTGTTCCCGAAAAGTACTTGCTTTGGTTTCATCATGTTTCCTGGAATCATCAGATGAAATCGGGGCGCACTTTATGGGAAGAGTTGGTTCATAAATATTACGACGGAGTTAAAGCAGTAAGACAAATGCAGCAAGAATGGAATACGCTGGAAGGACGAATTGACGAGCAGCGTTTTTCGCATGTTAAAGCCTTACTCGAAATTCAGGAAAAAGATGCGGTAATATGGCGTAATTCGTGTGTGCTGTATTTCCAGACCTTTTCTCAAAAGCCAATTCCTCCGGGTTTGGAAAAACCCGAATTTGACCTCGAATATTATAAACAGCTCGAACACCGGATTTATATCTCCGAATAA